The genomic stretch GTCTTGTTCATAACGATTCATTAGTAGTCCCCCCATAGATAAAACAACAAATGCACATATACGCTAATTATACCAACATTTACCACTATTGTACAAAAAAGAAGACGCCCTTTGCTTTTATGCAAAAGACGTCTTTCTTATCAATCTACTATTCATTCTGTGATGTTTCTTCACCATCTTGCGGGTTTCCTTTTGGAACACCGTCAAGACCGTACACTTTATCATAAGCATCAAAGATTTTACGAGCAATAGGAGCCGCACTGCTGGAGCCAAATCCACCTTCTGGAATAACGACGGCTACAGCCAGTTTCGGATTATTACGCGGTGCAAAGGCAATAAACACACCGTTATCAATTCTTGTTTTTGTCCCGTTATAATAAATATCCTGCTGCGAGGTACCTGTTTTCCGAGCAAAGTCATATGGGAAACCTGAGAAGGCCATATCTACATTAGTTGACATTCCGCGGTGAACTGTATTCCAGTACTCGTCTGCAAAGTCTACTTCATTGAGTACCTTAGGTTCAATCTTCTTAACTACATTTCCTTCCGAATCGCGAATTTCTTTGACAAGATGCGGTTCCAACCTTTTTCCTTTGTTAGCAAGCATCGTTGTATACTGAGCAAGCTGCATAGTCGTATACTTCCCTTGCTGTCCAAAGGATGCGAAGGCAAGCCGGGAAAGAGCTGTTTCCTTTTCATTTTTATACTCGATTTGCCCCTTAAATTCACGCGGTAAATCTACGCCTGTCTCAACACCTAGACCGAACTCTTTCATATGCTGATCCCAGATATCAATACCTTTACTTCCGAATTTGTTATACAGTCTTTCACCGACCATATCCACCATAAACGCGTTCGAGGAGTGCTTAATAGCTGTATCTGGGAAAAGAAGACCATACACATGATTCTGTGAGTTTCGTACTCTAGAGTCGTCTCGGCCAAAAAGGGCATACCCTACATCTTGATAAGCTGTATTGGTACTGAATAGACCTTCTTTTAAACCGATTAATACACTAAGTGGTTTAATTGTAGAACCTAAGAGAACCGTAGATTCCATCCGTCTTCTCGAGTCATCCGGCGGGTAAGATTCTGTTGTACCATTACGATAAATATATTTAATTTTGTCATAATCCCATTCATCATTGGGGTCATAATCCGGCATACTCGCCATTGCCACAATATTTCCTGTATCTACTTCCATCGCAACCGCATAACCGGTTGTTGCATTAGGATGTAATTTACCAGAGACAGGATTTCGATGCAGCCAATCGAGCTGATCCATAATGGCTTGTTCCGTTTCTACCTGAATTTCCTTATTAATGGTAGATACGATATCTTTTCCTTTTTCAGGGGCCTGAATTACGGTTCCTTCCTCTGGAAGATTCAGTGGATTGATCGGAATCTGACTATATCCGGCTTTACCACGAAGTTCATCCTGGTACTGCATTTCAAGTCCGTCTACACCAACCTTTTCCAGTTCAGAATAGACAAGTCCTGGTTCTGTCTGATCCTTATTTGTTTCATCTACTTGTTTATACTTCTCAAGTGTTTTTGAGGTCTTAAACGTTTTAAGATAGCCAATGGCCTGAACAGCAACTGTATCCTCATCATATTTTCTTACCGTCTCTTCGATTACGCTGACGCCGGGAAACTCTTTTTTATGTTGCAAAAAATAAGCAATTTCTTTTTCGGATAAGTTACTTTTAATCAGCCTAGGCGTATAACCATGCGTTTGCCGATAATTAAGGTCCATTGCCTTTTCGATATCAGCTGCAGTCAATGTTTCCGCATCCGGGTCTTTATACTTCTCAAAAACTTCAGCAAGACGCTCAGCCATCTCCAATGCCTCTTCATGGTTTGGATTTACTGAACCGTCTGTCGGCTTACTATAGTTCTTATATAACGTAATATACAGGGACTGAATAGGCTCTGAATACGCAAGTTTTACCTCACCCGTAGAGTCAAGTATGGAACCCCTTACCGGAAGCAGCGGTATATTCTTAGTCACACTGCCGCTTTCCTGCTGTGCGAGCTCTGGCCCTTCTACAAACTGAAGCACAGCAAGCCTAATGATAATAATAGAAAAAATAATAAAAGAGCTAAAGAAGAAAAAATTCAGAC from Paenibacillus polygoni encodes the following:
- a CDS encoding peptidoglycan D,D-transpeptidase FtsI family protein, whose product is MTQQQNHEKEELSNKRRFSFRLNFFFFSSFIIFSIIIIRLAVLQFVEGPELAQQESGSVTKNIPLLPVRGSILDSTGEVKLAYSEPIQSLYITLYKNYSKPTDGSVNPNHEEALEMAERLAEVFEKYKDPDAETLTAADIEKAMDLNYRQTHGYTPRLIKSNLSEKEIAYFLQHKKEFPGVSVIEETVRKYDEDTVAVQAIGYLKTFKTSKTLEKYKQVDETNKDQTEPGLVYSELEKVGVDGLEMQYQDELRGKAGYSQIPINPLNLPEEGTVIQAPEKGKDIVSTINKEIQVETEQAIMDQLDWLHRNPVSGKLHPNATTGYAVAMEVDTGNIVAMASMPDYDPNDEWDYDKIKYIYRNGTTESYPPDDSRRRMESTVLLGSTIKPLSVLIGLKEGLFSTNTAYQDVGYALFGRDDSRVRNSQNHVYGLLFPDTAIKHSSNAFMVDMVGERLYNKFGSKGIDIWDQHMKEFGLGVETGVDLPREFKGQIEYKNEKETALSRLAFASFGQQGKYTTMQLAQYTTMLANKGKRLEPHLVKEIRDSEGNVVKKIEPKVLNEVDFADEYWNTVHRGMSTNVDMAFSGFPYDFARKTGTSQQDIYYNGTKTRIDNGVFIAFAPRNNPKLAVAVVIPEGGFGSSSAAPIARKIFDAYDKVYGLDGVPKGNPQDGEETSQNE